In the Actinomycetota bacterium genome, CGGTTCCGACGCCCTCGAACAGATCCGGTATCTGCTGTCGTTCCTGCCACAGAACAACATGGAGGCGCCGCCCCGTTACGCGCCGAGCGACCAGGCGGACCGTATCGAATCGGCGCTGGATTCGATCATTCCCGACTCGGCCAACCACCCCTACGACGTCGTCGACATCATCGAGCGCGTCGTCGACGACGGCGAGTTCTATCAGGTGCACGAGCACTGGGCGCAGAACATCGTCGTTGGCTTCGCGCGGCTCGACGGCTACAGCGTCGGGATCGTCGCCAACCAGCCTTCCGTGCTGGCCGGAACGCTCAACATCACCGCCTCGATCAAGGGCGCCCGCTTCGTTCGCTTCTGTGACGCATTCAACATCCCCCTCATCACGTTCGTCGACGTGCCCGGCTTTCTCCCCGGTGTGGATCAGGAGCACGGCGGCATCATCCGCCACGGAGCCAAGCTGCTGTACGCATACAGCGAGGCCACCGTTCCCCGGGTGACCGTGATCACCCGCAAGGCGTACGGCGGAGCGTACGTGGTCATGAACTCACGCGGCATCCGAGCCGACCTCGTCTACGCGTGGCCGTCCGCAGAGATCGCCGTGATGGGCGCCCAGGGCGCCGTGAACATCGTGTTCCGCCGCGAGCTCGCTGCCGCAGACGACCCCGATGCGAGACGAGCGGAACTCATCGCGGATTATGAGAACAAGTTCAACAACCCGTACCGTGCGGCTGAACTCGGACTCGTCGACGAGGTCATCGAGCCGAGCATGACACGACCCAAACTGGTCAGGGTGATGGAAATGCTACGCACGAAACGAGAATCACTCCCTGCGAAGAAGCACGGGAACATCCCCCTGTGAGCCCCAAGAACCCGCCGCCGCGCTCGATCAAGGCCCTCCTCGTTGCGAACCGCGGCGAGATCGCGGTTCGTGTCCTCCGATCGGCTCGAGAGATGGGAATACGGAC is a window encoding:
- a CDS encoding acyl-CoA carboxylase subunit beta: MGTEERIEDLRRLQDEAIHSGGQRAVARQHELGKLTARERLETLLDKGSFQEIDMFVRHQASGFGIENKRPPGDAVVTGWGTIDGRTVFVFAEDFTVYGGSLGRAVSDKIVKVMDAALQTGAPLIGLKDSGGARIQEGVASLDGYGRIFERNVRASGVIPQISVIMGPCAGGAVYSPAITDFVFQVQGSSHLFITGPDVIRAVTGEEITFEELGGAAAHAGRSGVTHFVASDGSDALEQIRYLLSFLPQNNMEAPPRYAPSDQADRIESALDSIIPDSANHPYDVVDIIERVVDDGEFYQVHEHWAQNIVVGFARLDGYSVGIVANQPSVLAGTLNITASIKGARFVRFCDAFNIPLITFVDVPGFLPGVDQEHGGIIRHGAKLLYAYSEATVPRVTVITRKAYGGAYVVMNSRGIRADLVYAWPSAEIAVMGAQGAVNIVFRRELAAADDPDARRAELIADYENKFNNPYRAAELGLVDEVIEPSMTRPKLVRVMEMLRTKRESLPAKKHGNIPL